In Sphingobacterium sp. PCS056, the following proteins share a genomic window:
- the rnhA gene encoding ribonuclease HI — protein sequence MIELYTDGASSGNPGPGGYGTILRTIYTGDNEAYKGKLIEKEFSGGYRKTTNNRMELMAVIVGLEALKNLNQQVTVYSDSKYVIDAIDKKWVYGWIQKGFAGKKNKDLWIRLMQVYKLHQVKLVWVKGHAGHPLNERCDQLAVKASKDKSCWKIDSVFEMEEAKG from the coding sequence ATGATTGAATTATATACGGATGGCGCTTCAAGCGGTAATCCAGGACCAGGTGGCTATGGCACAATATTAAGAACAATTTATACGGGTGATAACGAAGCGTATAAGGGGAAATTAATTGAAAAAGAATTCTCTGGTGGCTACCGCAAGACCACCAATAATCGAATGGAGCTAATGGCAGTAATTGTTGGTCTAGAAGCTTTAAAAAACTTAAATCAACAGGTTACGGTATATTCCGATTCCAAATATGTCATTGACGCCATCGATAAAAAATGGGTGTATGGCTGGATTCAAAAGGGATTTGCTGGTAAAAAAAATAAAGATCTTTGGATTAGATTGATGCAGGTTTACAAACTACATCAGGTAAAATTGGTGTGGGTAAAGGGTCATGCTGGTCATCCGCTCAATGAACGATGTGACCAATTGGCGGTAAAAGCCTCTAAAGATAAATCTTGTTGGAAAATCGATTCTGTTTTTGAAATGGAAGAAGCAAAAGGATAA
- a CDS encoding NAD(P)H-dependent glycerol-3-phosphate dehydrogenase, whose protein sequence is MQKNRVGLIGSGSWATAMIKMLGDNVVEKDIYWWVRKQEDVDYIKEHKKNPSYLSAVEVKLDTDHISTHAREIIQRSNIIILNTPAAYLKAALEGVTKSDFEGKIIVSAIKGIVPDENLIIGDYLQQVYDVPLDHILVVGGPCHAEEVSLEKLSYLTFGSKSEENAKWVASLLACRYIKTIISDDVYGIEYGAVLKNIYALAGGICHSLGYGDNFQAVLISNAIREMETYVETIDPNPLRDINKSAYLGDLLVTAYSQFSRNRTFGAMIGKGYSVQSAQLEMNMVAEGYYASACIQHYMHKHQIELPICEAVYQILYQHKSATTIISQLAEKLS, encoded by the coding sequence ATGCAAAAAAATAGAGTAGGGCTTATTGGTAGTGGGAGTTGGGCTACAGCGATGATTAAAATGCTGGGTGACAACGTTGTCGAGAAGGATATTTATTGGTGGGTCCGTAAACAAGAAGATGTTGACTATATCAAAGAGCATAAAAAAAATCCAAGTTATTTAAGTGCCGTTGAAGTAAAGTTAGATACTGATCATATTTCAACCCATGCACGTGAAATTATTCAGAGATCGAATATTATTATTTTAAACACACCAGCAGCATATCTTAAAGCAGCGCTAGAGGGTGTCACAAAATCTGATTTTGAAGGCAAAATTATCGTGTCTGCTATAAAAGGTATTGTTCCTGACGAGAATTTAATTATCGGAGACTATCTCCAGCAAGTATACGATGTGCCATTAGATCATATTTTAGTAGTCGGTGGACCTTGTCATGCAGAAGAAGTCTCCTTGGAGAAATTATCATATTTGACTTTTGGATCTAAATCCGAAGAAAATGCCAAATGGGTCGCTTCATTGTTAGCATGTAGGTACATCAAAACCATTATTTCCGATGATGTTTATGGTATTGAATATGGAGCTGTTTTGAAAAATATTTACGCTTTGGCTGGTGGAATTTGTCATTCTTTAGGGTATGGCGATAATTTTCAAGCGGTCCTGATTTCAAATGCAATCCGGGAGATGGAGACTTATGTAGAAACGATCGATCCAAACCCGCTTCGTGATATCAATAAATCAGCTTATTTAGGAGATCTATTGGTCACGGCCTATTCTCAGTTCAGTAGAAATAGAACTTTTGGAGCAATGATCGGTAAAGGCTACAGCGTTCAGTCTGCTCAACTTGAGATGAATATGGTCGCCGAGGGATATTATGCCTCTGCTTGTATACAACATTATATGCATAAGCATCAAATAGAACTGCCGATTTGTGAAGCCGTTTATCAGATCTTATATCAGCACAAATCTGCCACAACAATCATTAGCCAATTGGCCGAAAAATTAAGTTAG
- the trxB gene encoding thioredoxin-disulfide reductase, with translation MSQEIEHLQCLIIGSGPAGYTAAIYAARADMKPVIYTGMVPGGQLTQTTEVDNFPGYPKGITGPIMMEDLRMQAERFGTDVRFGYATKVDFSGPVHQVEIDGIKTVTADTVIIATGATAKWLGLDSEQKYNGFGVSACAVCDGFFFKNQEVAIVGAGDTAAEEATYLAKLCSKVHMLVRRDEFRASKAMVHRVMNTPNIEVHYNSETKEILGDGQVVTGVRVLNNKDQSEKVLDVTGFFVAIGHKPNTELFNGILDMDETGYLITQPNTTATNIPGVFACGDVQDNVYRQAITAAGTGCMAALEAERYLAAKEDVA, from the coding sequence ATGTCTCAAGAAATAGAACACCTACAGTGTTTAATAATTGGTTCAGGACCCGCAGGATATACGGCAGCTATTTATGCAGCCCGTGCTGATATGAAACCGGTTATATATACAGGGATGGTACCAGGGGGTCAATTGACTCAGACAACTGAAGTTGATAATTTTCCTGGATACCCTAAAGGAATTACAGGTCCAATCATGATGGAAGATCTAAGGATGCAGGCAGAACGATTTGGTACAGATGTCCGTTTTGGATATGCGACCAAAGTTGATTTTTCTGGTCCAGTGCATCAGGTTGAGATTGATGGTATCAAAACAGTAACTGCTGATACTGTGATCATCGCTACTGGAGCTACTGCAAAATGGTTGGGATTGGATAGTGAGCAAAAGTATAACGGTTTTGGTGTATCTGCTTGTGCAGTATGTGACGGTTTTTTCTTTAAAAACCAAGAAGTTGCTATTGTAGGTGCAGGTGATACAGCCGCCGAAGAAGCTACTTATTTGGCAAAATTATGTTCTAAGGTACATATGTTGGTACGTCGTGATGAATTTAGAGCTTCTAAAGCAATGGTTCACCGTGTGATGAATACTCCCAACATTGAAGTGCATTATAACTCGGAAACGAAGGAAATCTTAGGTGATGGTCAAGTGGTAACAGGTGTTCGTGTTTTAAATAACAAAGATCAATCTGAAAAAGTGCTGGATGTAACAGGTTTTTTTGTTGCTATTGGGCATAAGCCAAATACAGAACTTTTCAACGGTATCTTGGACATGGATGAAACGGGTTATTTAATCACTCAACCCAATACTACGGCAACCAATATTCCAGGTGTATTTGCCTGCGGAGATGTACAGGATAATGTATATCGCCAAGCAATTACGGCTGCGGGAACAGGTTGTATGGCCGCTTTGGAAGCAGAACGTTATCTGGCAGCTAAAGAAGATGTTGCGTAA
- a CDS encoding 3'-5' exonuclease, translated as MELKLKKPLAFFDLETTGINISADRIVEISILKVLPNGEEQVYTKRINPLIPIPAESSMFHGIYDDDIIDAPTFQQISEEVAAFIGDADLAGYNSNKFDIPMLMEEFLRSGVNFSLENRVFVDVQNIFHQMEQRTLKAAYKFYCSESLENAHNAEADVRATYEVLKAQLKKYDGAVYEDKHGKQSVPVVNDVQALSEFTNMTKPVDFAGRIVYNEDGVEVINFGKHKGRPVTDVFDVEPSYYAWMQNGDFPLYTKKCLETIWNKHRAAKKATKSTEPIHAAEDKKQAKKEFQKQENKSQPTAITNDMLASLKNKFG; from the coding sequence ATGGAATTGAAACTCAAGAAACCTTTAGCATTCTTTGATTTAGAGACTACAGGAATCAATATCTCGGCAGACAGAATTGTTGAAATATCAATATTAAAAGTGTTGCCAAATGGGGAGGAACAAGTGTATACGAAGCGGATCAATCCCCTTATACCTATTCCTGCTGAATCATCCATGTTCCATGGTATATATGATGACGATATTATAGACGCGCCAACATTTCAACAAATAAGCGAAGAAGTTGCAGCATTTATTGGCGACGCAGATCTAGCGGGTTATAACTCAAATAAGTTTGATATTCCGATGCTCATGGAGGAGTTTTTGCGTTCAGGAGTTAATTTTTCATTAGAAAATCGTGTTTTTGTTGACGTTCAAAATATTTTCCATCAAATGGAACAGCGTACTTTGAAAGCTGCATATAAATTCTATTGCAGTGAAAGTTTGGAAAATGCACATAATGCTGAAGCAGACGTAAGAGCCACGTATGAAGTTTTAAAAGCACAGTTAAAGAAATATGACGGAGCTGTATATGAAGATAAACATGGTAAGCAATCTGTACCCGTTGTCAATGATGTGCAAGCATTGTCCGAGTTTACCAATATGACAAAGCCAGTTGATTTTGCAGGACGTATTGTTTACAATGAAGATGGGGTCGAAGTGATTAATTTCGGTAAACATAAAGGCAGACCTGTCACGGATGTATTTGATGTTGAGCCGAGTTATTACGCTTGGATGCAGAACGGTGATTTCCCATTATATACCAAGAAATGCTTAGAGACGATCTGGAATAAGCATAGAGCGGCTAAAAAGGCAACGAAATCAACAGAACCTATTCACGCGGCTGAAGATAAAAAACAGGCTAAAAAAGAATTTCAAAAACAAGAAAATAAGAGCCAGCCAACAGCGATCACCAATGATATGTTAGCAAGTCTAAAAAATAAATTTGGTTAG
- a CDS encoding SIR2 family NAD-dependent protein deacylase, with product MKKKIIVFTGAGISAESGIKTFRDADGLWEGHDVDDVASIDGWYRNPKLVQDFYNMRRQVAMQAKPNAAHEALVALGKSFDVQIVTQNVDTLHERAGSDHVLHLHGRLDQACSSKDKRLIYPIDGYEIKMGDLCEKGSQLRPNIVWFGEAVPNMEPAIEMAREADIMIVIGTSLAVYPAAGLVDVIAPTCDLYVVDKQINTSRIPKRASTIESAASEAVPYLVAQLIERYATL from the coding sequence ATGAAGAAGAAAATCATTGTATTTACCGGAGCTGGTATCTCAGCAGAAAGTGGTATTAAGACATTTAGAGATGCGGATGGATTGTGGGAGGGGCATGATGTAGATGACGTTGCTAGTATTGATGGCTGGTACCGTAATCCCAAACTCGTTCAAGATTTTTATAACATGCGGCGACAAGTCGCTATGCAGGCTAAACCTAATGCTGCGCATGAAGCTCTGGTCGCATTGGGTAAGTCGTTTGATGTACAGATTGTGACGCAAAATGTGGATACATTACATGAACGGGCAGGTTCTGATCATGTGCTTCATTTGCATGGAAGATTAGATCAAGCTTGCTCATCAAAAGATAAAAGGCTAATCTATCCAATCGACGGTTATGAGATCAAAATGGGTGACTTATGTGAAAAAGGTTCCCAATTAAGACCTAATATAGTATGGTTCGGTGAGGCAGTTCCGAATATGGAACCAGCCATCGAAATGGCACGAGAGGCCGACATTATGATTGTTATCGGCACCTCTTTGGCGGTATATCCAGCTGCTGGATTAGTTGATGTAATAGCACCTACATGCGATTTGTATGTTGTTGATAAACAGATTAACACATCGCGGATACCCAAACGGGCAAGTACTATAGAAAGTGCTGCATCGGAAGCAGTTCCCTATCTGGTTGCTCAGCTAATAGAGCGATATGCTACTTTGTAA
- a CDS encoding alpha-L-fucosidase: MIRKKSILAVFFIALSSYNVFAQETKNNEEKKKMEWFEDAKLGIFIHWGIYSVRGISESWAFFNNYISHENYMKQLAGFTANQYQPEEWAKLIQESGAKYSVITTRHHDGVSLWDSKSNNAITTAKDAAAKKDVLTPFVTALQKKGLKTGLYYSLPDWSHPDYDVNTRIKKRYNVGDDANRWNKFVNYYQGQLAELSKAYKPDLIWFDGDWEHNDQEWRAKETLTQLRKYNPNIIINSRLNQHGDYDTPEQGIPVVKPEARYWELCYTMNDSWGYQHFDHHYKTPNMIVRTLVDCISMGGNLLLDIGPKADGTIPTEQVQILKELGRWTSKHKDAIYGTRAGVQSRFWNDKNAFSKDGKTLYIYLDNVKDKLVLQGLKTKPTSIKFVGNSDKIDYQYDDYTLELNLPTANFDPAVTVVAITFNEKPAIDLERKEVSYTAYEIAGQNQAAHAIATISKATAMGSNLFKDKISADGDILDKNLKFASADMKEWVAKNAEILHDAEAGIPDGHYAGLSALSKDKQTLYLFVEGTPTGPIALKGLKNTIARIRIVGEGSMIGHDIFNKLYWSSTPGIVYMDVPKERVDKNMTVIAVLLDKPIELYREHVGAIESNL, encoded by the coding sequence ATGATTCGAAAGAAGTCAATCCTAGCTGTGTTTTTTATAGCGCTTTCAAGCTATAACGTTTTTGCACAAGAAACTAAAAATAATGAAGAAAAGAAAAAGATGGAATGGTTTGAAGATGCAAAACTAGGCATTTTTATCCACTGGGGAATTTATTCAGTGAGAGGAATTTCTGAATCTTGGGCTTTTTTCAATAACTATATCAGTCATGAAAATTACATGAAGCAATTGGCTGGTTTTACAGCCAACCAATATCAACCGGAAGAATGGGCAAAATTGATTCAGGAATCGGGAGCGAAGTATTCGGTCATAACAACACGTCATCATGATGGGGTCTCGCTTTGGGATAGCAAGTCGAATAATGCGATTACCACAGCTAAAGATGCTGCTGCTAAAAAGGATGTTTTGACTCCCTTTGTGACCGCACTTCAGAAAAAAGGTCTTAAAACCGGTTTATATTACTCCTTGCCAGATTGGAGTCATCCTGACTATGATGTCAATACGAGAATAAAAAAACGTTATAACGTAGGCGATGATGCCAATCGTTGGAATAAGTTTGTGAATTACTATCAGGGACAGTTAGCAGAATTGTCTAAAGCATATAAGCCAGATTTAATTTGGTTTGATGGCGATTGGGAACACAACGATCAGGAGTGGCGTGCAAAAGAAACATTGACGCAATTGCGCAAGTATAATCCCAATATCATCATCAATTCCAGACTGAATCAACACGGTGACTATGATACTCCAGAGCAGGGTATTCCGGTTGTAAAACCTGAAGCACGCTACTGGGAACTCTGCTATACCATGAATGATTCGTGGGGATATCAGCATTTTGACCATCATTATAAAACACCAAACATGATCGTCCGTACTTTGGTAGATTGTATTTCAATGGGCGGAAATCTTTTATTGGATATTGGCCCTAAAGCTGATGGGACAATTCCTACAGAACAGGTGCAGATCTTGAAAGAATTAGGAAGATGGACTTCTAAACACAAGGACGCTATTTATGGTACCCGAGCAGGAGTTCAATCTCGGTTTTGGAATGATAAAAATGCTTTTTCTAAAGATGGAAAAACATTATACATCTACTTGGATAATGTCAAAGATAAATTAGTTTTACAAGGTCTGAAAACTAAACCTACTTCAATTAAATTTGTTGGAAATTCAGACAAAATAGATTATCAGTATGATGATTATACGTTAGAATTAAATCTACCGACAGCTAATTTCGATCCAGCTGTAACTGTTGTAGCCATTACCTTTAATGAGAAGCCAGCTATTGATTTGGAAAGAAAAGAAGTGAGTTATACTGCTTATGAAATTGCTGGCCAAAATCAAGCAGCGCATGCCATTGCAACAATTAGTAAAGCTACTGCCATGGGATCCAATTTGTTTAAAGACAAAATCAGTGCAGACGGCGATATACTAGATAAAAACTTAAAATTTGCATCTGCCGATATGAAAGAGTGGGTAGCAAAAAATGCTGAAATTTTACATGATGCTGAAGCTGGAATTCCTGATGGACATTACGCTGGACTAAGTGCGCTATCTAAAGATAAGCAGACACTTTATCTTTTCGTTGAAGGAACTCCAACAGGTCCTATTGCATTAAAAGGGCTTAAGAATACCATTGCACGTATACGTATAGTAGGCGAAGGTTCTATGATCGGTCATGATATATTCAATAAACTGTACTGGAGTTCGACTCCAGGTATTGTTTATATGGACGTTCCTAAAGAACGGGTGGATAAAAACATGACAGTAATTGCTGTTTTATTGGATAAACCAATTGAATTGTATCGAGAGCACGTAGGAGCTATTGAAAGTAATTTATAA
- a CDS encoding DinB family protein, with translation MSHPIKQLWLYNDWANKSIINAIKPQIEKIPSSAIKLLSHIVNAQMIWLSRLNGEKSNLGVWDEHTIMECEKYHNLSSDGLEKKIREYDASEMLNISYLTTKNDQFENLFGDIILHIFNHGTYHRAQIAAAMRKNGFDPINTDYISFVRK, from the coding sequence ATGTCACATCCGATTAAACAATTGTGGTTATACAATGATTGGGCCAATAAATCAATAATAAATGCTATAAAACCTCAGATTGAAAAAATACCTTCATCTGCTATAAAACTTTTGAGTCATATCGTAAATGCACAGATGATTTGGTTAAGTAGATTAAATGGTGAAAAATCTAATTTAGGTGTATGGGATGAACATACCATCATGGAATGTGAAAAATACCATAACTTATCTTCGGATGGTCTTGAAAAAAAAATTCGAGAATATGATGCGTCTGAAATGCTTAATATCTCCTATTTAACGACAAAAAATGATCAATTTGAAAATCTTTTCGGCGATATTATACTACATATTTTTAATCATGGGACCTATCATAGAGCTCAGATAGCTGCAGCAATGAGAAAGAATGGATTTGATCCAATTAATACAGATTACATATCTTTTGTAAGAAAATAG
- the hemF gene encoding oxygen-dependent coproporphyrinogen oxidase produces MIDRLKIAETYKIIQDEICQALEKLDGTAKFEEEIWEREGGGGGRTRIIQNGNIIEKGGVNFSAVHGKLPEQIKKSFGVEEDEFFATGVSIVIHPNNPFVPIIHMNIRYFELNEEIRWFGGGIDLTPHYVIEEDAQFFHQQMKNVCDLHHSDFYTDFKKWADDYFYVRHRQETRGIGGVFYDKLTPEKTGLTFEEIFLYSCDLGRTFAPTYTEIVNRNRHKDYNDNHKNWQYLRRGRYVEFNLVWDSGTKFGLETNGRIESILMSLPPQANWAYDFQPEAGSEEAKTLSLLRKDINWIQ; encoded by the coding sequence ATGATCGATAGATTAAAAATAGCTGAAACCTACAAAATAATTCAAGATGAGATATGTCAAGCACTTGAAAAGTTAGATGGAACAGCAAAGTTTGAAGAAGAAATTTGGGAACGTGAGGGTGGCGGCGGCGGTCGTACAAGAATTATTCAAAATGGCAATATCATTGAAAAAGGAGGGGTCAACTTTTCTGCAGTTCATGGTAAATTGCCCGAACAGATCAAAAAATCATTTGGTGTAGAGGAAGATGAATTCTTTGCGACGGGCGTATCCATAGTAATTCACCCTAACAATCCCTTCGTACCGATTATTCATATGAATATTCGTTATTTTGAATTAAATGAAGAGATTCGCTGGTTTGGTGGAGGTATTGACTTAACACCACATTATGTTATTGAAGAAGATGCCCAATTTTTTCATCAGCAGATGAAAAATGTATGCGACTTACATCATTCTGATTTCTATACAGATTTTAAGAAATGGGCGGATGACTATTTCTATGTTCGCCATAGGCAGGAAACTAGAGGGATAGGAGGTGTATTTTATGATAAGTTAACGCCTGAAAAAACAGGGTTGACATTTGAAGAAATTTTCCTATATTCTTGTGATTTAGGACGCACATTTGCACCTACTTATACAGAGATAGTCAATAGAAATCGTCATAAAGATTATAACGATAACCATAAAAACTGGCAATATCTCCGAAGAGGTCGATATGTTGAATTTAACTTGGTTTGGGATTCTGGAACTAAATTTGGTTTAGAAACCAACGGTCGTATTGAATCGATTTTAATGAGTTTGCCGCCACAAGCTAACTGGGCATATGATTTTCAACCAGAAGCAGGTTCAGAAGAAGCTAAAACTCTTTCTTTGTTGAGGAAGGATATCAATTGGATACAATAA
- a CDS encoding M16 family metallopeptidase, with product MLNRAIAPPTNPIGDIHLKKPQVLKFKNGLPVYVFHSPDQELVRIEWIFNNVFNEHENPLLNSALSALLKEGTINYNSAEIADKVDFYGAFLMPEYGFDITSLTLYTLNKHSAVLLPLIKEILTVSTLPQKELDTYLRNNKQKLQVSLQKNDFLARRAYYNHVFGTENRYGKTPTLVDYDLISRDALIDLYHQQFTPSNCRLIVSGNVSEALLEELSQQFGEDWTSMKTTSLVAPTLKADTGHLIYEEKADALQSAIRIGMPSINRNHVDYPALQFVNTLLGGFFGSRLMRNIREEKGYTYSIGSAVGTLMYGGFMTIATEVGVDVTDATLIEIEKEIEILRTEHAPLEELELVKNYLSGSMLGSLESIFSHADKFKNVLLSNMELSYYDHYMKEINAMTPEKVKEIAERYFDYNKMIKIVIGKMKTMELVSKL from the coding sequence ATGCTGAATAGAGCAATAGCCCCACCAACCAATCCAATCGGTGATATTCATTTAAAAAAACCACAGGTATTAAAATTTAAAAATGGACTACCTGTCTATGTTTTTCATTCTCCAGATCAAGAGTTGGTACGTATTGAATGGATTTTTAATAATGTATTTAATGAACATGAAAATCCACTTTTAAACAGTGCGCTCAGTGCTTTATTAAAAGAAGGAACAATAAATTACAATAGTGCTGAAATTGCTGATAAAGTTGATTTTTATGGTGCTTTCTTAATGCCAGAATATGGATTTGATATCACCTCATTAACATTATATACATTAAATAAGCATAGCGCTGTTCTATTACCGTTAATTAAGGAAATCCTGACGGTATCTACTTTACCGCAAAAAGAGCTGGATACATACCTAAGAAATAATAAGCAGAAATTGCAAGTTTCTCTTCAGAAAAATGATTTCTTAGCGAGAAGAGCATATTATAATCATGTTTTCGGAACCGAAAATCGCTACGGAAAAACGCCTACATTAGTGGATTATGATTTGATTTCTAGAGATGCATTAATTGATTTATATCATCAGCAATTTACGCCATCTAATTGTAGATTAATTGTTTCAGGTAATGTTTCTGAAGCTTTACTTGAAGAGTTAAGTCAGCAATTTGGTGAAGATTGGACTTCCATGAAAACCACTTCTTTAGTGGCTCCGACGTTAAAGGCAGATACTGGACATTTGATTTATGAAGAAAAAGCTGATGCTTTGCAATCAGCAATTCGTATCGGTATGCCGAGCATCAATCGTAATCATGTGGACTATCCAGCTTTACAATTTGTCAATACGTTACTTGGCGGCTTTTTTGGATCAAGATTGATGCGTAATATTAGGGAAGAAAAAGGATATACCTATAGTATCGGATCAGCAGTTGGTACATTGATGTATGGTGGCTTTATGACTATTGCTACTGAGGTCGGCGTAGATGTCACCGATGCCACCCTGATTGAAATAGAAAAAGAAATTGAAATCTTGAGGACAGAGCATGCACCCTTAGAAGAGCTAGAACTGGTGAAAAATTATTTATCAGGATCCATGTTGGGATCTTTGGAAAGTATTTTTTCACATGCCGATAAATTTAAGAATGTACTACTTTCAAATATGGAATTATCGTATTACGATCACTATATGAAAGAAATCAATGCAATGACTCCTGAGAAAGTAAAAGAAATAGCGGAACGATATTTTGATTATAATAAGATGATCAAAATTGTCATTGGAAAGATGAAAACAATGGAATTAGTCTCTAAATTGTAA
- a CDS encoding M16 family metallopeptidase: MVSYQKFELENGLRVLVHEDNNTAMACVNILYDVGARDESPDQTGFAHLFEHLMFGGSVHIPDYDTPLQRVGGENNAFTSNDITNYYITLPSSNLETALWLESDRMLSLSFSEQSLETQRSVVSEEFKQRYLNQPYGDVWLKLRPLAYQVHPYRWATIGKELKHIEDAKMEDVKAFFKKHYTPQNAIMVIAGDVQFEEIKKLVSKWFSDIPAGNKYHRNIPQEPKQLSERRETVVADVPLDALFMSFHAPARMDENYHAMDLVSDLLSRGSSSRLYRRLVKEQELFSEINAYVMGSIDPNLFLIEGKPSNGITLEEAEAAIWKELDILKSIEVPAEELEKVKNKIESTHVFAELSILDKAMNLAYYELLGDANELNHETAKYLAVQPEAIQQQAREIFRKENATILYYKAKEAANAE, encoded by the coding sequence ATGGTTTCTTATCAGAAATTTGAACTCGAAAATGGTCTTCGTGTGCTTGTTCATGAAGACAATAACACAGCAATGGCCTGTGTAAATATATTATATGATGTTGGTGCACGAGATGAATCTCCAGATCAAACGGGATTTGCACATCTATTTGAACATCTGATGTTCGGAGGGTCTGTTCATATTCCAGATTACGATACCCCTCTGCAACGAGTGGGTGGAGAAAATAATGCGTTCACCAGTAATGATATTACGAATTACTACATTACATTACCTTCTTCTAATCTAGAGACAGCATTGTGGTTAGAATCAGATCGCATGTTGAGCCTTTCCTTTTCGGAACAAAGCTTAGAGACACAAAGAAGTGTTGTTAGTGAGGAGTTTAAGCAGCGTTACCTCAACCAGCCGTATGGTGATGTATGGTTGAAATTAAGGCCTTTGGCGTATCAAGTACATCCGTACAGGTGGGCGACTATTGGTAAAGAACTCAAACATATTGAAGATGCAAAAATGGAAGATGTGAAAGCATTTTTTAAAAAGCATTATACTCCTCAGAATGCAATAATGGTTATTGCGGGCGATGTCCAATTTGAGGAAATCAAAAAATTGGTTTCAAAATGGTTTTCTGATATCCCTGCAGGAAATAAATATCATAGAAATATACCACAAGAGCCCAAGCAGCTGAGCGAGCGTCGAGAAACAGTCGTAGCAGACGTTCCATTAGACGCTTTATTTATGTCATTTCACGCACCTGCACGAATGGACGAAAATTACCACGCAATGGACTTGGTGTCGGATTTGCTTTCTAGAGGATCTTCTTCAAGACTTTATCGTCGATTAGTCAAAGAACAAGAGTTATTCAGTGAAATTAATGCTTATGTTATGGGGAGTATCGACCCCAATCTATTCTTAATAGAGGGAAAACCATCCAATGGGATTACACTAGAAGAAGCTGAGGCAGCCATCTGGAAAGAACTTGATATTTTGAAATCAATTGAAGTGCCTGCTGAAGAGCTGGAAAAAGTAAAAAATAAAATTGAATCCACACATGTTTTTGCCGAGCTGTCTATCCTAGATAAAGCAATGAACTTAGCTTACTACGAGTTATTAGGTGATGCTAATGAACTTAATCATGAAACAGCTAAATACTTAGCGGTGCAACCTGAGGCTATTCAGCAGCAAGCAAGAGAAATTTTTAGAAAAGAAAACGCAACCATATTGTATTATAAAGCAAAGGAGGCCGCAAATGCTGAATAG